The region GTTCGTGAGCGGCGAGTGGCGCGAGCCGGTGGGCGCGGAGACGTGGCTGCTGGTGAACGCCGCCGTCCGCCGCGAGTCCAGCCCCCGCGCCTACGCCCGCCGCGGCGTGGACGGACGGCTGGCGCTGGCGCGGCACGTGGCGACGGGGATCGACGTGGTCGCCGGCATCCGCCCCGAGCGCGGCAACAGCGAGTCCGACGAGGCCTTCTTCTGCGGCGTCTACGGCGCCTGCTCGCCGTCCGAGCTCGCGCCGCTGACGGCGGCGACCACGATCATCCCCGCGGAGCTGGAGGTGTCGTGGCAGCCGCCCGGCGCGCGGCGGACCACGTTCGGGCCGGTGGAGGGGCCGGCGTGGGACGTGGCGGTGCCGCTCTGGTTCTATGGAGCGCGCCTCTCCCTTTCCGGCGCGCCCGAGGGCGCGGGGTCGGACGTCGGGTACGCGCGGGCGGTGGCGCAGGGGAACGTGGCGCGGCGGCTGGGCGCGCGCACCGAGGTGGCCGCGCGGGCGAGAGTCGGCGTGCTGGCGGGGGGAGGCGGGAGGCTGCCGCCGCACCTGCGGCTCTTCGGCGGCGGGCCGCTGGGGGTGCGCGGCGTTCCCGCCAACCTGCTGGGCCCCCGGCTGCTGGAGGCCGACACCGCGCGCCTCCCCGCCGGATGCACGCTGGTGGCCGGCGGCTGCGACGGCGTGCGCGTGGGGAGCGACACCGTGGGCGTGCGGTCGACCGGCGGAACGGCGGTGGTGGAGACGAGCGCCGAGGCGCGGTGGTGGGCGGCGCGGCGGGTGATGCTGGCCGCGTTCGTGGACTGGGGCGCGGTGCGCGCGTCGCCGCTGGACGGCGCGCCGGCCGCGGTGCGGCGCACCGAGTCGCTGGCGACGCCGGGGGTCGGCGTGCAGGTGGTGACGTCGTTCGGCGCGGTGCGCGTGGACGCGGCGTACGATCCGTCGCCCGCGCGGCGGTATCCGCTGCTGGCGCGCGACCCGTCGGGCAGCGGCTACCTGTTCCTGGGCGACGCCGTGTACGACCCGTACGGCGGCGCCACCGGCTGGTCCGCCTTCCGCCGCCGCATCCAGCTGCAGCTGACGATGGGGGGGATGTTCTAGGGCATCGCATCCCCGATTTTGTCGTGGGAACCCGATTTTGTCGTGGGAAAATGCCACTGAAGTGGCGGCTACAACGGCACGCAGTCCGCCTTCGCGGACTTCACATCGGCCACGCCGAACCGGCGGTGCGTTCACCTCGATGATGCAGGGCCCACGCGGAGAGGCGGAGGCGCGGAGGAGTTCTCTGCGTCTCCGCGTCTCCGCGTGAGATCCAGCGATGCTAGTCGACCCCGGCGCGTACTTTCGTACTCCCGTACTTTCGTACTTCCCGCCCGTTGCCGGCGATGAGGTCCGCGATGCCGGCCAGGATGCGCGGCA is a window of Longimicrobium sp. DNA encoding:
- a CDS encoding BamA/OMP85 family outer membrane protein, yielding MRPILSPFPSSAALVAMLLSAAPLAAQTRATQVRDIDVRGTHALGESQVRAVIQTPEPRCRSVFYAPACALGVGGTRTRAPLDTIQVREDVARIDSLYQAWGYLDVRTTSSITPSGDGVEVAFTVAEGEPVRVRTITVQGFDLIQPPIARPALVLRPGDPYSIPLLQASERRLANAAAERGYAFASVEASGTVDRTAHLADVVLTVVPGPVAVFGTTTVAAEPPLRERDVLSRLAYEPGERFAPSRVRRTQERLYALPIVQEARVEPVPAGGGDTTVNLRVAVTPTRVGAFQLEGVASSTTCIGAQGYASTRYAFGAPRVITVSAGGSNLLNAQLRGFPCTGGAGGEFSQPDWFVSGEWREPVGAETWLLVNAAVRRESSPRAYARRGVDGRLALARHVATGIDVVAGIRPERGNSESDEAFFCGVYGACSPSELAPLTAATTIIPAELEVSWQPPGARRTTFGPVEGPAWDVAVPLWFYGARLSLSGAPEGAGSDVGYARAVAQGNVARRLGARTEVAARARVGVLAGGGGRLPPHLRLFGGGPLGVRGVPANLLGPRLLEADTARLPAGCTLVAGGCDGVRVGSDTVGVRSTGGTAVVETSAEARWWAARRVMLAAFVDWGAVRASPLDGAPAAVRRTESLATPGVGVQVVTSFGAVRVDAAYDPSPARRYPLLARDPSGSGYLFLGDAVYDPYGGATGWSAFRRRIQLQLTMGGMF